tctaccgccggagccgccagcacctgttggccgttaacgagcctcagcctcctcctgcggatccctaCGCTCCTCCATTGCGTTTCGAGTCTGCCGCTGCTAATTACCtcacagctccctgcatgccccagtCCATTCGCTTGCCACATTCTCCTCCTTCTGTGCCTCCTGGTTTCGGGCGgatgatctcctcccctgctcgttctccatctcctccttctcccccgtctcctcctcctggatcacccgTGCCGGTTGGGCCAccttccgcattcccggttgggtctctgcagactttctccttcccggctcctactgctccgcctcctcttctatctggtggggagggtgatggtgctatgcgcacacgctcgggtcaggttgtcaaacctcctgtccgctacggtgactTCGTTtaaaatttgcatgtgttgtataatcacactgccactgttataacttcaattttagatttccaaGGGAAattatgtagatggtttatgcatgcaacctataatgtagctacctcaataccactaaccacgcccagccatctcagtataactgtgatatcttcgccttgctcctcccttggttccagtacgcctgaagactagatgcagtcagtactgggacgtgtttgacatgtgcctttattaaagactcagtaaaagttacagtgtgtcagacttgactcCTTTACAGTTtaaaaacaagcaactgcagatgctggtttacaaaaaagaacacaaaatgctggagtaactcaggcagcatctctggagagaaggaatgggtgactgaataAACAACCCTAaagcgttacccattccttccagcattttgtgtttacctaaacagcacctatctatccacgtggcggtgtgccagcaggctgggggAGCAGGTGAAACCCATGCCACACTCAgcacacacaaagggtctctctccggtgtgtacccCTGATGCttccgcagcccccgtgctctcttgtcacagtgggagctgctcgccgacgtgggTCCGCcgatgctgccgcaacccccgcgagctgtcaaactcctcaccgcagtacgggcagtcgtagggctggccactggtgtgcacgctcTGGTGAGACATGGCGTGGGAGGTCATGGCAAAGCGCTccacacacaccgggctggggacgggacggtcgccggcatgCATCCGCTCGTGGGACAGCAGCTGCGTAGCGGTGgtgtagcccttgccgcactgggcgcaggtgaaggggctctCGCTggtgtgggagcgctggtgccgcagcaggttgctggactgggtgaagcccttgccgcagtcactgcaggtgtaggggcgctccccagTGTGCGTTcgatggtgggacagcagcttcgtAGAGGTGGTGtagcccttgccgcattgggcgcaggtgtaggggcgctccccggtgtgggtgcgcttgtggtacagcaggctgctggactgggtgaagcccttgccgcactgggcgcaggtgtaggggcgctccccggtatGGGTGCGCAGGTGCTGCAGCAGTTCTCTGGagtggatgaagcccttgccgcactgggcgcaggtgtacgggcgctccccggtgtgggtgcgctggtgggacagcaggctgctggactgggtgaagcccttgccgcactgggcgcaggtgtaggggcgctcgccattgTGGATACGCTGGTGCACCTGCAAGTGACTGGAGTGCCTGAAACCCTTGCCGCAGTAGCTGCagatgtaggggcgctccccagtgtgggtgcgctggtgcaccagcagatggttggagcgggtgaagcttTTGCCGcattggatacaggtgaagggccgctcgccagtgtgggtgcgccggtgcaccagcaggctgctggagatggtgaagctcttgccgcactggatgcaggtgtaggggcgctccccggtgtgggtgcgctggtgctccagcaggtgactggagcgggtgaagcccttgccgcactgggtgcaggtgtaggggcgctccccggtgtgggtgcgctggtgcactcgCAGGGTGAtggactgggtgaagctcttgccgcactctgagcagttgaaggggcgttctcccgtgtgcacccgccagtgggtctccagctggctcgggctccggcaggccttgccacacacatcgcactcataacgcttctccttgttgttccccgtcatgtggtcctccatcgaagctcagccctcgaagctcagcccgcacaccgagcagatgtggggggttcaccggcaccctggccaccCTCAATGGCTGGTCACATcctcgtctctccgtccacagcaacggctcctaaaccctgcaggaggggaacacagagggtcaacaagctggcaaacaggacattagttcaagttcaagtgagtttattgtcatgtgtccctgtatacgacaatgagattcttgctttgcttaaccacatagaaaatagtaggcatttactacaaaacagataaatgtgtccatataccatgatataaatatatacacacatgaataaataaactggtaaagtgcaaataacagaaagtggttattaataatcagagttttgtccgagccaggtttaatagcctgatggctgtggggaagtagctattcctgaacctggttgttgcagtcttcaggctcctgtaccttctacctgaaggtagcagggagatgagtgtgtggccagaatggtgtgggtctttgatgatactgccagcctttttgaggcagcgactgcgataaatcctctcgatggaaggaaggtcagagccgatgatggactgggcagtgtttactactttttgtagtcttttcctctccagggcgcacattactagcacatattgggtgcgtttatagCGGAGGAACCCGTTATATAATTTtgcgcggcatagtggcgcagcggtaccgttgctgcctcaccgccagagacccgggttctatcctgactacgggtgctgtctgtgcggagtttgtaagttctccccttgacctgcgtggggttttactccgggtgctctggtttcctccaacatttcagacGTTCAGGGTTGCAGATTAATCGGCCTTCGCAAAATTGTTAAATattccctaatgtgcgtaggatagtgctagagtacaggatgattgctggtaggcgcggactccacgggccgaaagacctgtttccgtgctgcatctctaaactacattaatcgaaagggtctcgacccaaaacatcactcattcattctctccacagatgctgcctgacccgctgaattactccagcactttctctctgcctctctctctctgtctgtctctctatctcactctgtgtgtctctctttctgcctgtctctcgctctttctctctctctctgtctccctccccccctctctctctctctctctctgactctgtttctctctctctctgtctcactctctctgtttctctctctctctctcagtctctctctccctgtggttagataaagctcttgggGCTcatggaatcaagtgatatggggagaaggcaggcacgggttattgattgggggcgatcagccatgatcacaatgaatggcagtgctggctcaaagggccgaacggcctcctcctgcacctatttcctatgtttctatctatgtttccctctgtctctctttctctctgtctctctatctgtcccccactgcctttctctctctctctctatctatctctctctcacttcctctctctgtctctgtccgtctctctctatctctctctgccccccccctctctctctctctgtgtctctgtctctctctctctctctgactctctctctctctgtctctctctctctcactctgtctctcactctctctccctctttctctctcgctccctctttctctgtctctcgcaccctctgtctctgtctccctctatCTCAGTCTCTCTCgttttatctctctctctgtcccactctctctgtctctccctcactgcgtctctcactctcactgtctctcacgctctcactcactctctgtctctctctccgtctcccccctctctctgtttctgtcactctctgtctgtctctctctctctctccatctgtctcgctccatctctctctctctgtctctctctgccatcctctgcctgtctctgtctctctctccctgtatctctctgtatctctcatgtctctctctcactctctgtctgtttctctctatctatctatctatctatctatctatctatctatctatctatctatctatctatctatctatctatctatctatctatctatctatctatctatctatctatctatctatctatctatctatctctctcactccctgtctctctctctctctctgtgtctccctctctttctctgtctgtctctctctttgtctgtctctctctctctctctttgtctctctctctctttctcaattcaaatttttttcaatttaaaaactttattgacatgataaaaaaaacattgttatattgccaaaatataaaacatgacatacatatttaagatgcataagtataaatacaagtatacagtgcatggatagatatgtccctgtacataaactcgcaataggcctatagccctttattgattgctacacgttcttgcagctgtaagcagtacaacacaatagcaagtttagcaattcaatattaatttcttagtgtcagttaatgtcaattagtgtgtgcgtacatatgtgcatgttggtcattcaccgtctctcaggttagggTTATCTATCtcactatctatctctatctctctctctctgtctctctgtccctctctatgtctccctctcgctgtctttgtccctctcactctctctctctccttgtctCTCTCTGTGACTGACTATCTCtcggcctctctctgtctctctctctctctctctctcactgtctctttgtctctctatctccctgtctctctgactctgtctctgtgttacttgtctctgtatctctctcactgtctctctctgtatatctttctctctcactctctgtctgtctctttctccctgtctttctctctatctatcttcctctgtctctctcgctgtctctctttctcactgtctgtctctgtctgtctctctctctatctatctttctctctctcactctctgtccctttctctttcagtctctctgtttctgtctctctctgtctccctctctcgctgactctctctctctctgtctgtctctctctctccccgtctgtctctcactctctctctccgtctgtctctctgtttctccctctgtctctcgctctgtctctccctctctctctctctttctctctctctctctcaatctgcctctctctctctctgtctctctctttgtctctcgctctcccccgtctctgtctccctctctgcctctctatctctctctgtctctcgctcactctcgctgtctctctctctgtctctgtttccACTGTCTCTCTCTttatgtctctgtctctctgtctctctatctctgcctcactctctctgtccctctctctctctcactgtctctctgtctttctctctctctctctgtctgtctctttctgtatctctctgcctctcactgtctctctctgtttctctctctgtttctctctctctctccctatctttctctcactccctctctctcagtctgtgtctctttctgtctctctctctgtcaattcaattttttcaatttttcaattttaaaactttaatggcataaaaaataaacattgttatattgccaaagtataaaacattacatacatatttgaaatgcataagtataaatacaagtatacagtgcatgaatagatatgtccctgtacataaacttgcaataggcctatagccctttattgattactGCATgttcttgtagctgtaagcagtgcaacacaatagcaagtttagcaattcactaTTAATTTCTtcgtgttagttaatgtcgattagtgtgtgcgtacatatgtgcatgttggtcattcaccgtctctcaggttatggcatgctgttacgtattgtgcaccaagatgtgccgtatttccttcgccaaggattattcttagttttgatgtatcatatagttctttaaagtcaggggttgccacactgagtttgtcaaagtatgctttccttgttttgtcaaatattttgcattttaggaggaagtgcacctctgtttcaacctcatctgtcaaacagtggccgcatattctgttttctcttggttaccagaatctcttctgtcttcctttttcaactgccaaatagtggtaacTTAACctatatttggtgagggtctgtctctgctttatgtctctaacagttgag
The sequence above is a segment of the Amblyraja radiata isolate CabotCenter1 chromosome 1, sAmbRad1.1.pri, whole genome shotgun sequence genome. Coding sequences within it:
- the LOC116983027 gene encoding zinc finger protein 239-like encodes the protein MEDHMTGNNKEKRYECDVCGKACRSPSQLETHWRVHTGERPFNCSECGKSFTQSITLRVHQRTHTGERPYTCTQCGKGFTRSSHLLEHQRTHTGERPYTCIQCGKSFTISSSLLVHQRIHNGERPYTCAQCGKGFTQSSSLLSHQRTHTGERPYTCAQCGKGFIHSRELLQHLRTHTGERPYTCAQCGKGFTQSSSLLYHKRTHTGERPYTCAQCGKGYTTSTKLLSHHRTHTGERPYTCSDCGKGFTQSSNLLRHQRSHTSESPFTCAQCGKGYTTATQLLSHERMHAGDRPVPSPVCVERFAMTSHAMSHQSVHTSGQPYDCPYCGEEFDSSRGLRQHRRTHVGEQLPL